In Sesamum indicum cultivar Zhongzhi No. 13 linkage group LG1, S_indicum_v1.0, whole genome shotgun sequence, the sequence CCAGAAAGGATTTGACGAAGGTCAGGCTGGTCGCATTACACTAGAAGAACATCATCAAATCCTGGCCAACTCTCGAATGTCCACAGTTCGCGATTTATTGAAGACAGATACTTTCACGATTGCCGTGGAGATTAAATCTGCCGACTCTTTCGCTAAAGGCTATAAGACCTGTGAGGCTCAAATCGAGAAGCTTGGCGAATTCCAAGAGTCATTTGACCAAAGTCGGCTGGACATTACACTTGATGGCGACCTTCAACCCTATCCCGCTGAACCCGATCTGAAGGAGGACGAGTTCGCCGCTCTAAGAGAAGAGCTGGAAGCTGAGGCTGATGCTTGATGCGATTGGGTTTCCAACTTTTTGTAATAGAATCTTAATCTGGATTTTGTTTGAACAATTCCTCCCATTGATACTTTTGATGATACATTTGAACTGTAAATTTGAAGGCTGACCCTGAGGGGCATAGTTTTGTGATGTAGCTTTGTAAATGAAACTTCATCAATGGAATATCTTTTGACAACTTGTGTACTTTTCGTTTTTCCCTCTCGTTCACTGCATGCTTCTTGCTCTTTTTATGAGATCGTCGTCTTTGTTAGACGTTTCTCAAATCGCGGTTCGTTGaacgcctctttttcagttggcgtgTGGAGTGCATGTTTTTCAGATTGCACTTTGGgctgcgtctttttcagatcgcagtTCGTTGAACGCCTCTTTTTCAATTGGCGTGTGGAATGCATCTTTTTTCAGATTGCACTTTGGgctgcgtctttttcagatcgcagtTTGGGTTGCGTCTTTTTCAAATCGCAGTTCGTTGAAcccctctttttcagttggcgtgtggagtgcatctttttcagattgcagTTCATTGaacgcctctttttcagttggtgTGTggagtgcatctttttcagattgcacTTTGGGCTGCGTCTTTCTCAGATCGCAGTTTGGgctgcgtctttttcagatcgcagtTCGTTGAACGCCTCTTTTTCAATTGGCGTGTGGAGTTTTGAGGGATTCGATAATAGATAACAACAAACGTAAGGTAACTTCCGAAACAATATAACATGAAAAAATGGATTGGTCTTTTAGAATTgcatgaaataatttacagTTTGTACAAGTTCTTTCAGGTTTTGACCTGTGCATTAAGGGCTGTTTTCTAATACAGAAGATTTTACCTTCCTAACCTACGCGAACTTTTGAACCTACAGACTCCAGGATAGTGATCACCGGGCATTCGACGACTTTTCACAGGCACCAGAAATAGCGTTCTCTAaccagttgatggcctttcacaggcaccaGAATAAGCGCTCTCCAGCTAGTTgacggcctttcacaggcaccaAAATGCGATCTCTCCATAGTCGATGGTCTTTCACAAGCACCAGAATAAGCGTTCTTCAGTTAGTTGACGGTCTTTCACAGGCACCATAATGCGATCTCTTCGCAGTTGATGGCATTTCACATGCACCAGAATAAGCGTTCTTCAGTTAGTTgacggcctttcacaggcaccaAGTCGTGATCCCTCGTGCTCATGCGTAGAACTTCTTCAGATTCTGTATGTTCCATGGTGGTAGATTTCGTCCCTGCATATCTCGTAGCCTATACGTACCCTTTTTCCTGATCTCGACCACTTTGTACAGCCCTTCCCAGGGTGGTTTTAGCTTACCCACATGTTTGGAGGCTTCTCTTTTTTCAACACAAGATCTCCCACCTGAAGCTGTCGTGGTCGAATTTTGCGATCATGGCTCTTCATCATCAACCCTTTATGGTGCAGGATTCGTGCGTATGTTGCATCCTTTTTTTCCTTGATCACAGTGAGATCGAAGCTTCGCTCGCCTTGGTTAGCTTCAGGGTCGTACAATGCGACTCTTTGAGATTCCTCTCCGATTTCTGCCGGAATGATAGCTTCTATTCCGTACACCAAGCAAAATGGGGTCTCACCCGTGGCAGATCGTGGAGTTGTGCGATAAGCCCACAGAACTCCAGGCAGCTCGTCGACCCACGATCCTTTGTTCTCGAGGCGCATCTTCAGGTGCTGCAAGATCATCCGGTTAGTCACCTCTGTCTGTTCGTTCGCTTGTGGGTTCGCGACTGCTGTAAAGTGTTTCGCGATCTTGAGTTCCTTGCACCATTCTGTAATCTTCTTTCCCTGAAATTGGGTgccattattaaattttagaactCTAGGTATTCCAAACCTGTAACTGATGTTCTTCCAGATGAAGTTGATGACTTCCTTTTCGGATATCTTGGCCACGGCCTCCGCTTCGACCCACTTGGAAAAGTATTCTACCGCCacaatgatgaatttcttCTGAGCTTGAGCGGGGGGAAAAGGTCCAACAATGTTAATTCCCCACTGGTCGAACGGACACGCTATTCTGATCGGCTCCATCGGGGTCGCAGGTTGGTGTATCAAGGGCGCGTATCTTTGGCAACTTTCACATTTTCTTACCAAGTCTCTGGAGTCTTTTACCAGGGTCGGCCAAAAGTATCCTTGCCGCATGATCTTTTGTGCTAGCGACCTCGCGCCAGAATGGTTCCCGCAGCTTCCTTCATGGATCTCACGCATCACATAAAGGGCTCTCTCCTCGTCTAAATATTTCAAGAGGGGCCCGTCCACCGTTCGTTTATAGAGCTGACCTGATAGCATGGTGAACCGTGCAGCTCGGAACTAGACTCTTTTCGCAGCAATGGGATCGGCAGGCAGGGTGTCGTCCTCAAGATACTTCACAATTTCATCTTTCCATGACTCAGCTTCAGAGACTACTTGCACCTCCATTCTGTTCGAAACAGGGTGTTGTCCTCAAGGTACTTGACAATTTCATCTTTCCATGACTCAGCTTCAGAGACCATCTGTACCTCTGCTCTGCTCGCGAGAGTTGATCGCTCACGGACCAATGCTGTAATCTTGCGATCTCTAATTCCGTCCATTGCAACTCTAAATTTAGATAAGGCGTCTGCCTTGTCGTTTTCTGTTCTAGGAACCTGTAAAACTGAGCATTtgtcaaatttattcattaactGTTGGACAATTTCCTTGTATGACGTCATTGTCTTTCCCTTGTCTCGTACGTTCCTTCGATCTGTAGGGCGATCAACTGGGAATCCGTGAAAACCTCCAGATCTCTGGCGCCGGCTTCATGTGCGAGTTCTAACCCCAGTATGAGCGCTTCATATTCTGCTTCGTTATTGGTCATAGAAAAGGATAGACGAGCTGCCACCTCGATCTCCACATCCTTTGGCCCTTGAATCAATATACCCGCTCCTCCATTGTTTGCATTTGAAGAGCCATCCACATGTAACATCCATTTTGAGCCTTGCTCTCTATCAGCAACAGGTGAATTGGGGTCACTGGAGATTTCCGTCACAAAATCGGCTAATATTTGTGCTTTCTGCACGGTCCTGGATTGGTAATCCGCATCATATTGCCCCAATTCCACGGCCCATTTAATTAGTCTCCCGGAGGCCTCGGGTCGCGACATCACGTGTTTGAGGGGATGATTCGTTAGTACCACCACTTTATGCGACTGAAAGTAAGGTCGCAACTTTCGAGCTGTGATGACTAAAGCAAGGACTAGCTTCTCCATCTCAGAATATCTTGACTCAGCACCCTGAAGCAT encodes:
- the LOC105156901 gene encoding uncharacterized protein LOC105156901 — its product is MLVPKSSGKWRMCVDFTDLNKACPKDPYPLPRIDLMVDSTTGFEMFSMMDAYQGYHQIHMEEEDRDNASFITDKGIYCYNMMSFGLKNAGATYQRLVNKMFGDLLGKIMEVYGDDMLVKSKRSQDHLEDLAHALQELKEYLTKPPLRANSKEGETLLLYLGVSENAVSSVLVREEGNNQYPIYYVSKMLQGAESRYSEMEKLVLALVITARKLRPYFQSHKVVVLTNHPLKHVMSRPEASGRLIKWAVELGQYDADYQSRTVQKAQILADFVTEISSDPNSPVADREQGSKWMLHVDGSSNANNGGAGILIQGPKDVEIEVAARLSFSMTNNEAEYEALILGLELAHEAGARDLEVFTDSQLIALQIEGTYETRERQ